In Caldisericia bacterium, the following proteins share a genomic window:
- a CDS encoding ABC transporter ATP-binding protein, translating to MLIDVNINVEKGKIVSLLGSNGAGKSTLIKAILGLVKVVGGNIVFENKDITRMRTFERIALGISIAPEGKRIFPKMTVLENLKMGAYLVKDKKEIDRRLEELVFPHFPRLKERLSQVAGTLSGGEQSMLNIGRALMANPKLIIFDEPSFGLAPILVQETAEIIQKINKTGITVLLIEQNAVMALEITDYGYYLQKGQIIAQGTPEELKKEEIIRKAYF from the coding sequence ATGCTAATTGATGTAAATATAAATGTGGAAAAAGGAAAAATTGTTTCTCTTCTTGGAAGTAATGGTGCAGGAAAGTCAACCTTAATTAAAGCAATTCTTGGCCTTGTAAAAGTAGTTGGTGGAAATATTGTTTTTGAAAATAAAGATATAACTCGAATGAGAACTTTTGAAAGAATTGCACTTGGAATTTCAATTGCACCAGAGGGAAAAAGAATTTTTCCTAAAATGACAGTTCTTGAAAATTTAAAAATGGGAGCGTATCTTGTTAAAGATAAAAAAGAAATTGATAGAAGATTAGAAGAACTTGTTTTTCCTCATTTTCCAAGATTAAAGGAGAGATTATCTCAAGTAGCAGGAACTCTTTCTGGTGGAGAACAATCTATGTTAAATATTGGAAGAGCTCTAATGGCAAATCCTAAACTCATAATATTTGATGAACCATCTTTTGGTCTTGCTCCAATTCTTGTTCAGGAAACAGCAGAAATTATTCAAAAAATTAATAAAACTGGAATAACTGTTCTTTTGATAGAACAAAACGCTGTTATGGCTCTTGAAATAACAGATTATGGATATTACCTTCAAAAAGGACAAATAATTGCACAAGGAACTCCAGAAGAGTTAAAGAAAGAAGAAATAATTAGAAAAGCATACTTTTAA